The following coding sequences lie in one Rutidosis leptorrhynchoides isolate AG116_Rl617_1_P2 chromosome 4, CSIRO_AGI_Rlap_v1, whole genome shotgun sequence genomic window:
- the LOC139844519 gene encoding LOW QUALITY PROTEIN: pentatricopeptide repeat-containing protein At1g26460, mitochondrial-like (The sequence of the model RefSeq protein was modified relative to this genomic sequence to represent the inferred CDS: inserted 1 base in 1 codon; deleted 1 base in 1 codon), which translates to MASMAILIRKLKPFSKTLNPKFITTYTFLLQESQLAEPQPPVPSSAVPLPPNPASGSPLYYENWRNPNPNFSSSTSPSLISTGFAQQQPSAGIEALSQTLDGDAIINVFADWMTSQNWSDIKTLFGYWIRSLDANGKPNKPDVSLYNHYLRANLMMGASAGELLDFVSQMDDYNIVPNTASFSLVLKAMYRAREPEAAVKLIDRMLQTGKELKDAMPDDESYHLVVRLLLSQNQIHAALKYIDLTLKSGNMLSVDVFTECVRSCLIAGWSDTLVSIIERCKKMDQNKALCPPWNVCNNIIDVATQSDNSELAFYALEFMARWIARGEIARPPVLLSVDEGLIVNALTNAGKXYNSKLLDCAWAILKRSLRQKKVPSPESYLAKIFAYSSFGNLQKAFSTLHEFEIAYKDSPKETEEDLFSPFTTLYPLVVACLKNGFATLDTVYYQLENLSRADPPYKSVAALNCVILGCANIWDVDRAYQTFSAMESSFGLTPDIHSYNALLCAFEKLQKRDEAVKVFEHSVSLGVKPNAKSYALLVAAHLIKRDIKAALSTIDDMVVSGYKPTKEILKKVRRRCVREMDYESNDKVESLAKDFKIRMDTENRRDLFSTQYA; encoded by the exons ATGGCATCTATGGCGATCTTAATTCGTAAATTAAAACCTTtttctaaaaccctaaaccctaaattcatCACAACCTATACCTTTCTATTACAAGAATCACAATTAGCTGAACCACAACCACCAGTACCGTCTTCTGCCGTCCCGCTACCACCAAATCCGGCTTCCGGCAGCCCACTCTACTACGAGAACTGgcgaaaccctaaccctaatttctcATCATCTACGTCACCATCTCTAATTTCCACGGGGTTTGCACAACAGCAACCTTCAGCAGGAATAGAAGCACTTTCACAAACCCTAGATGGTGACGCAATCATA AATGTGTTTGCTGATTGGATGACGTCACAAAATTGGTCTGATATAAAGACATTGTTTGGGTATTGGATCAGGTCACTTGATGCTAATGGGAAACCTAATAAACCTGATGTAAGTTTGTATAATCATTATTTAAGGGCTAATTTAATGATGGGTGCTTCTGCTGGTGAATTATTGGATTTTGTTTCACAAATGGATGATTATAACATTGTACCAAATACAGCATCTTTTAGTTTGGTACTTAAGGCTATGTATCGGGCTAGAGAGCCTGAAGCTGCTGTGAAATTAATCGA TAGGATGCTCCAGACTGGAAAGGAATTAAAGGATGCTATGCCTGATGACGAGTCTTATCATCTGGTTGTTCGGTTGCTGTTATCCCAAAATCAGATTCATGCTGCATTAAAGTACATCGACTTAACCTTAAAATCGGGGAATATGTTGTCGGTTGATGTATTCACAGAATGTGTGCGGAGCTGTCTTATTGCGGGATGGTCAGATACGTTAGTATCAATTATAGAGAGATGTAAG AAAATGGATCAAAACAAAGCCTTATGTCCACCCTGGAACGTGTGCAATAACATAATCGACGTTGCAACACAATCAGATAATAGCGAGTTAGCGTTTTACGCCCTCGAG TTCATGGCAAGATGGATTGCTCGTGGAGAAATTGCACGGCCACCCGTGTTGCTTTCTGTAGACGAAGGATTAATTGTAAATGCACTAACAAATGCTGGCA ATTATAACTCTAAACTCTTAGATTGCGCATGGGCAATTCTTAAGCGATCTTTACGCCAGAAGAAAGTCCCGAGCCCCGAATCTTACCTTGCGAAGATATTTGCGTACTCTTCGTTTGGAAATTTGCAGAAGGCTTTCAGTACGTTGCATGAATTTGAGATTGCTTATAAGGATTCTCCTAAAGAAACGGAAGAGGATCTGTTTTCTCCGTTCACTACTTTATACCCATTGGTTGTGGCATGCTTGAAGAACGGATTTGCAACTTTAGATACG gtTTACTATCAATTGGAGAATTTGAGCCGTGCAGATCCGCCATACAAGTCTGTTGCTGCACTAAACTGTGTTATTTTAGGGTGTGCAAATATATGGGATGTTGATCGAGCATATCAAACTTTCAGCGCCATGGAGTCAAGTTTTGGGTTGACTCCTGATATTCATTCGTACAATGCTCTCTTGTGTGCTTTCGAGAAGCTACAGAAG AGAGATGAAGCCGTGAAAGTGTTCGAGCACTCTGTAAGTTTGGGTGTTAAGCCTAATGCAAAGTCATATGCACTTCTAGTTGCTGCTCATCTCATTAAGCGAGATATAAAAGCCGCACTTTCCACAATTGACGATATG GTGGTTTCCGGATATAAACCGACGAAGGAGATTTTGAAAAAGGTTCGCAGACGTTGCGTGCGGGAGATGGATTATGAAAGTAATGATAAAGTTGAGTCATTGGCAAAAGATTTTAAAATCCGCATGGATACAGAGAATCGACGAGACCTATTCAGCACACAGTATGCTTAA